In Fusarium oxysporum f. sp. lycopersici 4287 chromosome 9, whole genome shotgun sequence, the genomic stretch ATTTTTACAGGGGAGAGTTGATTGATCTGGGGTAGTGGGACAATTTTGATGATGCAGGGTAGGAACAACCAGTACCTCGAATCTTGGATATCGATGAAGAGGCGGATGTGTTATGGTTCTCGACCGTTCTAAATGCTCTGTTCATTGATATTTCTTACTTGATACGCTTACTGTGACTTCAGCCTGTGTGAACGTCATTTTGGCGGCTTTACGGTTGCACTCTCAAATCCATGTCCCGATTAACTCAAGCTCTACATTATCGTATGGCCGTTGGGTCGTAGCTCTGTCTCTCACTAGTGTGTAGCGGTTAATGTAAATGGTGAAGTCGAGATACAAAATCCTGAAATGACCTCGATCACGTGGTTTGACGCACCATTTCAATACCGCAGTGATTTACAGTTGTGTTTGATATTGCCTGCGGTGATACAAGTTGGTTCCACATACCATCGAATTTGGCCATCTCATATAGCCTCGATATCAGCGTGGCTCTCGCCCAAACTTATCCATCTCCACAAACTTGACGCTTATTTCCCTCGTATCGCCCCCTCTTGACCAAGATTTGTAAGTCTTTTATGCCAAACTTGAGCGACTAAAAGCTGATAGACAAGTCAGCTTTAATCATGCCTTTCAAACGATTCAAGAacgagaaagaaaagaagcgCGCGCGCCAGGCCTTCGTCCGTCAGGAAGCAATCCGCCTCCAAGGCACCATGGAAAGTCTCGACAAGACGCCCGCTCGTCCGTTCGCCGTCATGTCTGATACTCACCAAGGTCCTGACGCCTCAAACATCGATCATACCGACTCTGATGCGCGCCAAGCATTCCTCTTTGCCATGGCTGTAACTTTGGACTGTTTTGACTATCCAAAATTCGCCACGGTAAAGAAAATAACTACAAATGTGCTTTGTGACCACCTCGCGCAAGCCGGATTCGCCTCGGTTAGCGAACAGTCTTTCAACTTTGACATTGATTGTTTCGTTTGGAATCAATACTGTAAGTCTAATCGGTACCTTGGTTGATCGAGCGGCTACTAAGCTTATCCCAGTTTCCGATCTTGGAGACGAAGCTCCCGAGTGCCCATGGATGCCGTACTACGGATCCAACCGTTACGAACACGTTGGGCGTGTTTCTGAGGTTTACCAGCAGTGGCGTCACGATCAAGGACTCCCGTTTGTCAGTCCCCACACACAGCTCGACGTGCCTGAGTAAGGTTGCAGCTCACGCCTTGAGACGTCCAAATGTCACCAAGCCCACTACCATCCCAAGGACTCTTTTAGGCGGACAGACAAGAGGATTTACAGGAGGGTCACTATCGGCAAGTCGTTAGAAGGATATATCCCATACATTAAAAGGCTGCAGATATCAGCAAAGCCTCTAAAGGCGGAATAGAAACAGTGGAGGTGTACCAAATATTACTTGAAAGATTTACTGAGATTGGGAAATTCGTCAAGCTATGAGTAGGTGCCATGAATTGCGGTCTGTTTGCTTATGTAAATTAGTGAATCAGAAGGCCGGCAGTGTCAACCTTTTCACTCACGCCTTTGTGCTCCGCCTTTATTCTCAACTCAAAACGCTGCAAACATGTTCTTAACCCCTCCCTTCACGGCGATGAATACACAACAAGCAACTCCCAGTGAGGATGACAATGACAAGACCTTGAACTTCCCATTTTAAGAACCTCGACATTTTCAACATGTGTGAACTCGTTACGACGATCGCAATACGGATAGATTGCCATAAGGGCCTGAAAATGTACAGGTGAATAGAGTAGAAGAGTTATACCTAGGGGTAATAAAGGTATATCCTAGCTTAAAGAGTTTAATCTACCATCTTAACCACAGATTGTAATGTCTGGAGTTGCTGCTCGTGATTCTCAATAAGAGAAACCTTGGCAGAGATTTGACCTTCTGGCCGTGACAGATCTGGCCTCTATTTTCTATAGAGCCGAGTGAGGACAATCTGTTGTTGGTCTCCTAATGCCGTCCTGAGGGATTAGAGCCATAGATCGGGTCTCGAAGTGGACCATTTGGTTCATACCCGAATGTACTTGACTCACATGGGTCTGACCATTTTATGTACCCAGCCACAACAAGGGGAATGCTTAGCTAGTGAGATTCAGACCGTGATCTGGTTCAACTTGTAGTCGACCTAGGCCAACTCGGCCCTGTAAGCTCAGTCGTCGGATGATGAGAGCCTTCTGATTCACTATAGCCGGAGACTGGTCGTAGGGGTTGGTGGGCTCAACCTCGCAAGGGGAGGCAACAAAGTTGAGGACCTCGCTTTtaagtgatgaaaagacttGACTAAGTTTGGTATATCTTAGCAAGCCTTGAGACCAGTCTATTTGGGACCCTGACTCAACGTCAGAAGCTCTGTTCCTCTTCGAAGCCTCGGTACCAGCGGGAATGGTGTTTTTGATCCACGGTGGTGCTACACTTCGAATAGGATATACGGTGATCTTCGAAGTCATG encodes the following:
- a CDS encoding hypothetical protein (At least one base has a quality score < 10) codes for the protein MVINATESVRPQFTKLLQRLDLQNLSSALESRSIETNSTLLLSRDDQHPIDQCMTSKITVYPIRSVAPPWIKNTIPAGTEASKRNRASDVESGSQIDWSQGLLRYTKLSQVFSSLKSEVLNFVASPCEVEPTNPYDQSPAIVNQKALIIRRLSLQGRVGLGRLQVEPDHGLNLTS